A stretch of DNA from Agrobacterium cucumeris:
AGGAAGAACAGGAAGACCGGCACCAGCGACAGGTTGGACATGGCGAAAAGCGAGGTCCAGTCCGAGCTGCCGGTGGAATCCACAAAGGATCTGAGGCCGAGCTGCACGGTGTAGGTGTTGATGTCGTTCAGATAGATCAGCGGACCGAAGAAATCGTCCCAGGTCCAGATGAAGGAAAAGATGGCAGCCGTCGCCAGCACCGGCATCGACAGGGGCAACATGATCTTCCAGTAGATGCGGAAGGGCGAGCAGCCATCCATGACAGCAGCCTCGTCCAGTTCACGCGGGATACCGCGGAAGAACTGCACCATCAGGAAGATGAAGAAGGCATCCGTCGCCAGATATTTCGGCACGATCAGCGGCAGCGAGGTGTTCACCCAGCCCATTTCCAGAAACAGGATATATTGCGGGATGAGCACGACATGATAGGGCAACATCAAGGTGCCGAGCATCAGCGCGAACCAGAAATTGCGCCCACCGAACCGCAGCCTTGCAAAAGCGAAGGCGGTGAGCGAGCAGCCGACCACATTGCCGATGGTGGCGAGCACCGAGATGAAGAAGGAGTTCCAGAAAAACTGCCCGAAACTCACCTGCAGCCCGGTCCAGCCGCGGATATAACCGCCGATATCGACCGACGAGGGAATGAGCGAGGAAGAACCGAACAGCTCATCCTGCGGCCGGAACGAACCTGAAATCATCCACAGAATTGGATAGAGCATCGCAAAGGAAGCAATGATCAGCGCGGTGTGGAGCATCACCGATTTCAGCGGTGTGCGTTGCGGGCCTTGTCCGGGCCGGGGAGCGGTAACAGCGTCAGTCATCGTAATGCACCCAGTATTTCGCGCTGAGGAACGAGAAGGCCGTGAACAGCGAGATGATGATCACCAAAATCCAGGCAAGCGCCGAGGCATAGCCCATGCGGAAGAAACCAAAGGCTTCCTGATAGAGGTAGAGCGTGTAGAACAGCGTCGAGTTGATCGGCCCGCCGGTGCCTTCGGAAATGATGAAGGCGGGCGTGAAGGCCTTGAAGGCATCGATCGTCTGGATCACGGCGTTGAAGAATATCACCGGTGTCAGGAGCGGCAGGGTAATGCGGAAGAACTGCCGCACCTTGCTTGCTCCGTCGATTTCGGCGGCTTCATACATATCCTGCGGGATTTGTCTCAGACCCGCGAGGAAGATGATCATCGGCGAACCGAACTGCCAGACGGACAGGATGACCAGCGTGTAGATCGAATAATCCGGATTGGAAATCCAGCTTGGTCCTTCATAACCGAAAGCCTGCCACAGGATCATGTTGACGAGGCCGTCAGAGGCGAAAAGCTGGCGCCAGAGCACGGCAATGGCCACGCTGGAACCCAGCAGCGACGGCAGATAGAAGATCGCCCGGTAGAGCGTCAAACCCTTGATGCCGCGATTGAAGGCGAGCGCCACCAGCAGAGCGAAGATGAGCTTCAGCGGCACCGACAGCAGCACATAGGTAAACGTCACCTGCATGGCCGCTGCAAATTTCGGATCATCGGTGGCGATGCGCACATAGTTTGCCGCCCCCACCCAGTCCGGCGACTGCAACAGGTCATAATTGGTGAAAGACAGGTAAAGCGACGCGAGCGCCGGGCCCAGCGTGAGGCCGAAGAAGCCTATCAGCCAGGGCAGGAGAAACAGGTAGGCGTGAATATTGCGGTCGAACATCCGCTTCACGCTGCCCCGCTTCGGGAGAGCCGCGCCACGGCTCTCCCCCACAAGAGTTTCAGATCGAAATGCCATACGCAATCACTTCCGTTTGATAACGGTTTCAGATTCCTTGACGAGGCGGTCACCGCCCTCTTCAGGCGAAATCTTGCCGAAGCCAACTTCCTCCGCCGTGCGTTTCAGGACAAAGGCGAACTCGCCTGCACCCGGGGGTGGCGCCGGCGGCAGAT
This window harbors:
- a CDS encoding carbohydrate ABC transporter permease; translated protein: MTDAVTAPRPGQGPQRTPLKSVMLHTALIIASFAMLYPILWMISGSFRPQDELFGSSSLIPSSVDIGGYIRGWTGLQVSFGQFFWNSFFISVLATIGNVVGCSLTAFAFARLRFGGRNFWFALMLGTLMLPYHVVLIPQYILFLEMGWVNTSLPLIVPKYLATDAFFIFLMVQFFRGIPRELDEAAVMDGCSPFRIYWKIMLPLSMPVLATAAIFSFIWTWDDFFGPLIYLNDINTYTVQLGLRSFVDSTGSSDWTSLFAMSNLSLVPVFLFFLFFQRLLIEGIATTGMKR
- a CDS encoding carbohydrate ABC transporter permease, yielding MFDRNIHAYLFLLPWLIGFFGLTLGPALASLYLSFTNYDLLQSPDWVGAANYVRIATDDPKFAAAMQVTFTYVLLSVPLKLIFALLVALAFNRGIKGLTLYRAIFYLPSLLGSSVAIAVLWRQLFASDGLVNMILWQAFGYEGPSWISNPDYSIYTLVILSVWQFGSPMIIFLAGLRQIPQDMYEAAEIDGASKVRQFFRITLPLLTPVIFFNAVIQTIDAFKAFTPAFIISEGTGGPINSTLFYTLYLYQEAFGFFRMGYASALAWILVIIISLFTAFSFLSAKYWVHYDD